GTCCATGCGCCTCCATTGAAGGTGAAGAAGGCGAAGCTGGTGGACTGCACGCCTGGAAGGGTCTGGATGCGGGATTCGATCTGTTCCTGAAGGTGGACGGAACGGATTTCTTCGGGGGTGTGGTGGGGAAGATTGGCGGTGCTGGAATCGAGGAAGAAGATGAGGACGTTGCGCTTGTCGAAGCCGGTGTCTACGCTGGCGAGGTTGGCGAGGCTGCGAATGAAGAGGCCAGCAGCGATGAGCAGCAGAACGGAGAGTGCGACCTGGCCGACGATGAGCGAGCGGGAAAGCATGCTTCGCGTGCGGGCCGCTGAGCTGCCGCGGCCGTCTTTGAGAGCGGGGGAGAATTCGAGTTGCGTAGAACGGAAGGCGGGAAGCGTGCCGAAGAGCAATGCAGTGAGGACGGTAACTGCGAGGGTGAAGCCGAGGACGGGCAGGTCGGGGGTGACATCCACTGGCACCGGGTCTGGGCTCGCCAAGGCCATGTTCAGTAGATAAGCGCCGGCTTTCCAGGCTAGAGCAATGCCGGCGGCAGCGCCTATCAAAGCGAGCAGCATCGATTCGGTAAGAAGCTGCAGGACGATACGCTGGCGTGAGGCTCCGAGCGCCATGCGGAGGGCTACTTCACGGGTACGGGCGACGCCACGGGCAAGCAGCATGTTAGCGATATTGGCGCAGGCGATGAGGAGCACAAGCGCGACGATGGCCATAAGAATCTTGAGCGGAAGCGAGAAGAAATTGCTGAGCCGGGGTACGCCGTGGCCGCCGGGAGTGAGCTCGACGCTCGCGTGCTGGATGTCAGCGAGCTGCTTTTGCGAGGGCTGGGGGCCAAGGAATCCACGGATGATTTGCTTGTAGAGCAGATTTGTCTCGGCCGTGGCCTCGGCGGCGGTGACGCCGGGTTTGAGGCGTCCGATGAGATAGAGGGACTGAAAGAACTTGTTGTCGAGGCCGTTCCAGCCGGGGGAGATTTCCTTTTCCATGGAGAGAGGAATAAAGAGATCGGCGGATTGTCCGACTGTAACGCCAAAGAAGCCAGGACGGGCGACGCCGACCAGGGTGTAGTCGTGAGACTGAATGCGGATAACTTTGCCGAGGGCAGAGGGGTCGCCCTGGAAGTGACGTTGGAACCATGCATAGCTGGCCACGGCGACGGTACCTGCACCAGCGGCCTGGTCGTCGGAATCGCCAATGGTGCGGCCCAGGAAGGCGGGGACGCCGAGGGCGGAGAAATAGCTGCCGGAAACGAGATCGACGTGGGTGGTTTCGTAGGCGCCGCCGGCGACAGAGGCTTTGGAATTGGATTCGATGCTATTGACGGCGGCGATGCCGGAAAAGGAGGAAGTTTGCCGACGAAAGTCGTGAAGGAAGGCATAGGAGAAAAGCGACATACGGCCATCCGGAACGGACCCGGTGCTGCCGGCAGCGTGGCCGTCGCCGAAGAGGAGCAGTTCCTTTGGTTTTTGGACCGGAAGCGGACGAAGAAGGATGGCATTGCAGAGGGTGAAGATGGCGGTGTTCGCGCCGATGCCGAGAGTGAGCGATAGAACGGCGACGAGGGTGAATCCAGGACTTTTGGTCAGGGTGCGGATTCCCTGCCGGATGTCTGCCAGGAGGCTGTCTATGGTCGATTCCCAGCGGGAGGACCAGACCTGGTGCTTGACGGAGTTGTGGCTGCCCATTTCGGCGCGTGCGGCGCGTTGGGCGGCTTCGGGGCTCATGCCGGAGCGCTGTTTGTCGGCCGCGGATGCTTCAAGGTAGCTTTGCAGCTCTTCGTTCAGTTCGCGGTCGATGAGCTGCTTGTGGAAGAGGGATTGGAGGCCGGATTTGAGGTTGGATAGTAAGTTCATCTGGAACCATCCTGGCTGATTAGCTAGTTAGCGAGTTAGCACCGCTTCGCGGAGTTGGCGGGTTAGCTGGTTAGCGGTTTTGGGTTCGAACGAGGCATTTTTCATGGACATCAGGCTTCCAGAATTCGGCTGATGGCGGCTATCTGGCGGTGCCATTGGCTGGTTTCGGTGCTTAGAGCCTTATGTCCCTGGGCGGTTAGCTGGTAGTACTTGGCGCGGCGGTTGTTCTCGGTGGCGCGCCACTCGGATTGCACGTGACCGGCGCGCTCCATGCGGCTGAGGGCGGGGAGCAGCGAACCGGGATTGACGCGGAAGACGCCGCCGCTGATCTGCTCGATGCGTAGGGCGACGCCGTAACCGTGCATGGATTCGAGGGCCAGGGTCTTCAGGATGAGCATTTCCAGGGTGCCCTGGATGAGATCGCCTGGTTTCGGATTGCTTGACTGGGATTTTGCGAGGAATTCGGACATTGCTCTCCTCTTGATAGACAAGAGGAGACTATGGTTCCTCTTGATTGTCAAGAGGAAAAATGTTTGCAGTTATCAGGGCTGGCTTTGTGCGATTTTTCTATCGGGCGGCAGGAAGGCGTCGGCGAGGTGATCGGGGAAGTGGAATTTGTGGAGGATGCGCGTGATTTCTGGGGAGAACTCGGCGGTGAGATTGTGGCCGGCAAAGTTGGCGAGTTCGAGGGAAGAGCGCTGGAGGGCGTGCGTGGTGTCGTTGAAGCCGTCCGGATAGAAGGTCATGCCGACGAATCCGCCGGCAAGCGATCCCGAGAGGTTACTGATTGCCAGGGTGCGGCGGCCGGAGTCGGAGCGATCGATTACGGTAAAGGCGAGGACATGGATGAAGCGCGCGACCGGGTTAGTGCTGGCGGATGGGTAGTAGCGAGGATCTTCGCGGAAGACTGCTGCGACGGCGAAGTGGCTCAGGCCTCCGGTGGTGTGGCGGGCGAATGTGGCGCCATAGATTCTGCCGAAAGCGCCGGGGCCATCACTCCATTCGCGGGGGAAATGATCGGGCGGGTGGGCCATGGTGATTCCGGCCTCAGCGGCGGGAACTGCGAATGCGCCGGGGTTAAAGGTGGTGTGAGTTTCCAGCGTGAAGCGGTCATGAAGTGTGAGCGGTGTGCCGGGCTCAATTCCGGGGACCGATGCGGGGGCAGGTATGGAGATCGCATCGGAAGAAGGCGGTTGCGAAGGTCCGGAGCTGGCCGCGAAGGACGGAGCAGGGGCGTTGGGAACAACTGAATCAGAGGTGGTTTGGGAGAGTTCCTGGGTAAGCATTGGAACGCAGAGGCACCCGCAGGCTGCGAGGGAAATCGCCACGGCTCGAATTGGTGCTCGCATTGGGCGCAACTTTCTGAAACCAACGTCGAGACGATGCTAGCGAACGGCGCGGGAATTTTCCGGTCTGAATGGCACATACAGAGTAATCATCAGGCCGGAATCTGGAGCGGGGAGTTTGGGATATACTCCGAGGGCGGAATCATAAGGGGTTTTTGTGTGGATTGCCGTGCGGGAGATAGGAATGCACAAGGGATTTGGGCGTTTTGACTTAGTTCGATGGGCGATTGCGGTACTTATCGCGGTTGGAGTGATTGGCGGAACATTTGGCGCGCTGGCACAGGCGGGCGGCGATGCGGTGCTGGCGGCTGCGGATGCCACCAAGCTGCTTCCGGCTTCGGTGTACTTCAAGGGCCAGTCTGCGACGACGCAACTGCGTAACTCGGGCGGCGTGAAGTTTGCGGATGGATTTTTTGTGTTGTCGGCTTTAGTTGATACGAGCGGTTACTCGTCGGATGTGCAGCAGAAGTATCAGGCTTACTTTATTGCTGAGGTTCCGATCAAGATCGAGGGGCATGATCTGGCTGCGGGAATCTATGGAGTGGGATTTATTCCGGACAATAAGTTTGTGGTGCTCGATGTAGGCGCACATGATCTGTTTACGGTAAGTTCGCACAAGGACGAAGAGATGAAACGGCCCATGCCGTTGAAGGTTACAGCCGAGGCTGGAGGCTTTCGGCTGTATGAGGGGCGCAATTACATAACCTTTGCACGGTAGGCCAGGACTTTAGGCTAGATTAGTTCGGAAAATGAGCGGTCAGGCTTTGATTCACTTAGTCCTGGCCGCTTTTGCATTTGCGGCAATTTGAGTGGATCAGGAAGAAAACCAGTTGACTCCGGCGCCGACGAGCGGGGCTTGGTCCGTCAGGGATGACACGACGATGGTTGGAGAGAAGCCGATGAGGGCTTTGCGGGTTGCGGGCAGGAAGAGATGCGCGGCGCGGCTGATGCCTCCGCCGAGGACGATGACTTCAGGAGAAAACGCAGCGGCGTGCTGATTGAGCGCAAGGCCGAGGTGGCGGCCGAAATCGGCGAAAGCCTGGCGGGCTGCCTTGAGTGGCGCATTCGACGCCTTGCCTGAAGCGGGCCGGGCGGAATGCTGAGCCGCGACGGGCTGCTGGGCGAGTGTTGCATCGAGCGCCGGGCAGGGCTGGTTGTCGATGCATTGGGCAATCGCGGCTACGTCGGAGACTTCGGCTTCGAGGCCGGTTAGTGCAAGGTATTGCTGGCGAAGGAAGCGGGTCGAAACAAAGTCTTCGACTGTGGCTCCGTTATAGGGAAGGTTCCAGATTTCGCCGCCGGGAGGAACGGTGGGGTCGCCGCCGGGACGGTGGGATGGGATGGGGATGTGTC
This portion of the Acidicapsa acidisoli genome encodes:
- a CDS encoding ABC transporter permease, with product MNLLSNLKSGLQSLFHKQLIDRELNEELQSYLEASAADKQRSGMSPEAAQRAARAEMGSHNSVKHQVWSSRWESTIDSLLADIRQGIRTLTKSPGFTLVAVLSLTLGIGANTAIFTLCNAILLRPLPVQKPKELLLFGDGHAAGSTGSVPDGRMSLFSYAFLHDFRRQTSSFSGIAAVNSIESNSKASVAGGAYETTHVDLVSGSYFSALGVPAFLGRTIGDSDDQAAGAGTVAVASYAWFQRHFQGDPSALGKVIRIQSHDYTLVGVARPGFFGVTVGQSADLFIPLSMEKEISPGWNGLDNKFFQSLYLIGRLKPGVTAAEATAETNLLYKQIIRGFLGPQPSQKQLADIQHASVELTPGGHGVPRLSNFFSLPLKILMAIVALVLLIACANIANMLLARGVARTREVALRMALGASRQRIVLQLLTESMLLALIGAAAGIALAWKAGAYLLNMALASPDPVPVDVTPDLPVLGFTLAVTVLTALLFGTLPAFRSTQLEFSPALKDGRGSSAARTRSMLSRSLIVGQVALSVLLLIAAGLFIRSLANLASVDTGFDKRNVLIFFLDSSTANLPHHTPEEIRSVHLQEQIESRIQTLPGVQSTSFAFFTFNGGAWTDQVLFQGIPRTPENNQQVFFNIVGNGFFSTMSIPLVAGRTFNVHDTQTSPKVAVINQTMARRFFPNRSPIGQRFAIGETPDHPGEIEVIGVIKDAKYTALDEGSLMAAYFPCTQNPGFFDNFAVRYTPGVNTQPLISQVRSTIADINPNILVNNVSSLEEQVDRSVATRSLIARLSCFFALLAVFLACIGIYGLLSYSVASRTSELGIRLALGAQSPALVWMILRESILLLIVGLAIGVPVAMTSTRILKSLLYELSPLDPIAISIAIGAVAMMTFAAAWLPARRATKVDPMVALRCD
- a CDS encoding PadR family transcriptional regulator, with the protein product MSEFLAKSQSSNPKPGDLIQGTLEMLILKTLALESMHGYGVALRIEQISGGVFRVNPGSLLPALSRMERAGHVQSEWRATENNRRAKYYQLTAQGHKALSTETSQWHRQIAAISRILEA
- a CDS encoding ROK family protein; translation: MPVPPTQPGTAAVLVYDVGGSHISAALCDQHTYALHGLSRAPLPASSETNEGPGHFSAASFGRLIHTLGEAAAHAAQKPLSSISGAGLAMPGPFDYEHGISQMTHKLPSLFGVDLKAALSTRFGWQPSQVRFVNDAAAFLLGEVGAGAAKGYSRAIGITLGTGIGCAFAIDGHIPIPSHRPGGDPTVPPGGEIWNLPYNGATVEDFVSTRFLRQQYLALTGLEAEVSDVAAIAQCIDNQPCPALDATLAQQPVAAQHSARPASGKASNAPLKAARQAFADFGRHLGLALNQHAAAFSPEVIVLGGGISRAAHLFLPATRKALIGFSPTIVVSSLTDQAPLVGAGVNWFSS